One Actinomyces respiraculi DNA window includes the following coding sequences:
- the trpA gene encoding tryptophan synthase subunit alpha: MTRYPEMFRRLNEQAEGAFVPFVMLGDPTPELSEAVIEALIEGGADALELGVPFSDPVADGPTIQRAHIRALRAEAGLRTSLEIVLRVRERHPQLPVGLLVYGNVPFAVGLEEFYRLCAASGVDSVLLPDVPVREGEAFSAAAEAAGVDAVYIAPPSASAETLDGVARRSRGYVYAVSRVGVTGTERASSTVGLAESVARLRADAAAPVMLGFGISTPQQVAEAVAAGADGAISGSAVVRIIESHVPALLGGDASTRQVAQGALCEDLVGFVCAMKAATLRTDS, from the coding sequence ATGACCCGCTACCCCGAGATGTTCCGTCGTCTGAACGAGCAGGCCGAGGGGGCCTTCGTCCCCTTCGTCATGCTCGGCGACCCCACGCCCGAACTCAGTGAGGCCGTCATCGAGGCGCTCATTGAGGGCGGTGCCGACGCCCTGGAGCTGGGCGTGCCCTTCTCCGACCCGGTGGCCGACGGCCCGACGATCCAGCGCGCCCACATCCGGGCGCTTCGGGCCGAGGCGGGGCTGCGCACCTCGCTGGAGATCGTGCTGCGGGTGCGCGAGCGCCACCCGCAGCTGCCGGTTGGGCTGCTGGTCTACGGCAACGTGCCCTTCGCCGTCGGGCTGGAGGAGTTCTACCGCCTGTGCGCCGCCAGCGGCGTGGACTCGGTGCTGCTGCCGGATGTGCCGGTGCGCGAGGGCGAGGCCTTCTCGGCCGCGGCCGAGGCGGCCGGGGTCGACGCCGTCTACATCGCCCCGCCCTCGGCCTCCGCCGAGACCCTTGACGGTGTGGCCCGCCGCTCGCGCGGCTACGTGTATGCGGTCTCGCGCGTCGGGGTGACGGGCACCGAGCGGGCCTCGTCGACCGTGGGGCTGGCAGAGTCGGTGGCACGTCTGCGTGCGGACGCGGCCGCGCCGGTCATGCTCGGCTTCGGCATCTCGACACCGCAGCAGGTTGCCGAGGCGGTGGCGGCCGGGGCGGACGGGGCGATCTCCGGCTCGGCGGTGGTGAGGATCATCGAGTCCCACGTGCCGGCGCTGCTGGGCGGCGATGCCAGCACGCGCCAGGTGGCGCAGGGGGCACTGTGCGAGGACCTGGTGGGCTTCGTGTGCGCGATGAAGGCCGCCACCCTCCGCACAGACAGCTAG
- a CDS encoding type II toxin-antitoxin system PemK/MazF family toxin, with protein MVSLLNRIIAILARVVRDVLEDASSGRTPKAGRPARPHAQASRPRADVTEYDVATHGLPAFSYSPDPDGDADPGEVVWTWVPYEEDATQGKDRPVLVLAREGSGSSARLIVAQLTSKDHDHDRAQQARHGRYWFDVGTGAWDPKGRPSEMRLDRLLLVDPSAVRREGATMSRAVFTSAVQELRKHWG; from the coding sequence ATGGTTTCTCTGCTCAACCGGATCATCGCGATCCTCGCCCGCGTCGTCCGCGACGTCCTCGAGGACGCCAGCTCCGGCCGGACCCCGAAGGCCGGGCGGCCTGCACGCCCCCACGCGCAGGCCAGCCGCCCCCGGGCAGACGTCACCGAGTACGACGTCGCCACACACGGCCTGCCCGCCTTCTCCTACTCCCCCGATCCCGACGGCGACGCCGATCCTGGCGAGGTCGTGTGGACGTGGGTGCCCTACGAGGAGGACGCCACCCAGGGCAAGGACCGTCCGGTCCTCGTCCTGGCACGCGAGGGCTCCGGCTCCTCCGCGCGCCTCATCGTCGCCCAGCTCACGAGCAAGGACCACGACCACGACCGCGCCCAACAGGCGCGTCACGGCCGCTACTGGTTCGACGTCGGCACCGGCGCCTGGGACCCCAAGGGGCGCCCCAGCGAGATGCGCCTGGACCGCCTGCTCCTCGTCGACCCCTCCGCGGTGCGACGTGAGGGCGCGACGATGAGCCGGGCCGTCTTCACCAGTGCCGTCCAGGAACTGAGGAAGCACTGGGGCTGA
- a CDS encoding lactococcin 972 family bacteriocin: protein MRIPHFSSLLAIPLLALALAVTPTASAAESPVPDDAAGSGSVVIEDQATTWSSGARPYGIVGSHTVSVAGGQWSYGTNATTVWSRFYHPTRYHGSTVSKYDGGVFLRSPVTAPGAWSHAQMTRSADSNEAYYWFK, encoded by the coding sequence ATGCGTATTCCCCACTTCTCATCACTACTCGCTATCCCACTTCTCGCTCTCGCACTCGCAGTCACACCAACCGCCTCAGCCGCCGAATCACCAGTTCCAGACGACGCCGCAGGATCGGGATCGGTCGTCATTGAGGACCAGGCGACGACATGGAGTAGCGGCGCCAGGCCTTACGGCATTGTTGGTTCCCACACGGTTTCAGTTGCTGGAGGCCAGTGGAGTTACGGGACAAACGCAACCACCGTCTGGTCGAGGTTCTATCACCCGACTCGCTATCACGGCTCCACAGTGAGTAAGTACGACGGGGGTGTGTTTTTGCGCAGTCCCGTCACTGCGCCTGGCGCGTGGTCTCACGCGCAAATGACTCGCTCAGCAGACTCCAATGAGGCGTACTACTGGTTCAAGTGA
- a CDS encoding ATP-binding cassette domain-containing protein, translating into MTDALTATGLTIARGGRTLVEDLDLSLPRGAVTALTGPNGSGKSTTAWCLSLHDRDCSGVITVDGVPAREMSARSLRSLHRRTIALQPQDLLLEDSWSVARNLWHAAWSLALPWRQRTGLVTEVMARTGVTAFARRRVASLSGGERMRVALARTRLMREPALVVLDEPTAGSDESLGALVMDLMEEWTKAGAGVLVVTHDQRLVERADDVIRLGDEPSA; encoded by the coding sequence ATGACTGATGCGCTCACCGCCACCGGACTGACCATCGCACGCGGGGGACGCACCCTCGTCGAGGATCTCGACCTCTCGCTGCCCCGGGGCGCCGTCACCGCCCTGACCGGCCCCAACGGCTCCGGCAAGTCGACGACGGCGTGGTGCCTGAGCCTCCACGACCGCGACTGTTCCGGTGTTATCACCGTCGACGGCGTCCCCGCCCGCGAGATGAGCGCGCGGTCCCTACGTTCCCTCCACCGTCGCACGATCGCCCTTCAGCCCCAGGACCTCCTGCTGGAGGACTCCTGGAGCGTTGCACGCAACCTGTGGCACGCCGCGTGGTCGCTCGCCCTGCCGTGGCGGCAGCGCACGGGCCTCGTGACGGAGGTCATGGCCCGCACCGGTGTAACGGCCTTCGCGCGTAGGCGTGTGGCCTCCCTCAGCGGCGGCGAACGGATGAGGGTGGCGCTCGCACGCACACGGCTCATGCGCGAGCCCGCCCTTGTCGTCCTCGACGAGCCCACAGCGGGCAGTGACGAGAGCCTTGGCGCCCTGGTCATGGACCTGATGGAGGAGTGGACGAAGGCCGGCGCCGGGGTGCTCGTCGTCACCCACGACCAGCGGCTCGTTGAACGGGCCGACGACGTCATCAGGCTCGGTGACGAGCCCTCCGCGTGA
- the rpsT gene encoding 30S ribosomal protein S20, with amino-acid sequence MANIKSQIKRIKTNEKARLRNQSVKSELKTYVRRVREAVEAGDKAAAEEGLKKASRKLDKAVSKGVIHKNQAANRKSKLAKRVASL; translated from the coding sequence GTGGCGAACATCAAGTCCCAGATCAAGCGCATCAAGACCAACGAGAAGGCCCGCCTGCGCAACCAGTCCGTCAAGTCCGAGCTCAAGACTTACGTGCGCCGCGTGCGCGAGGCTGTCGAGGCCGGCGACAAGGCGGCCGCCGAGGAGGGTCTGAAGAAGGCCTCCCGCAAGCTCGACAAGGCCGTCTCCAAGGGCGTCATCCACAAGAACCAGGCCGCGAACCGCAAGTCCAAGCTGGCCAAGCGCGTCGCCTCCCTGTGA
- a CDS encoding DUF1846 domain-containing protein, which produces MRTGFDREEYIRAQSEHIAARRAQFGGKLYLEFGGKLVDDMHASRVLPGFSPDNKIVMLKELADEVEIIVAVNARDFQRRKVRADLGTSYEDEILRHVDAFRDYGLYVGSVVITQWTDDNREAKAVRRKLEKLGLKVYRHFIIPGYPNDVARIVSEHGLGKNEYIETERDLVVVTAPGPGSGKMATCLSQLYHDHLHGLTSGYAKWETFPIWNLPLDHPVNIAYEAATADLDDVNMIDPFHLAAYGVQTVNYNRDVEIFPVLNRLFEKILGTSPYRSPTDMGVNMAGNCISDDDVCRRASEQEVIRRYYKALVTETREMTDPVQSERIALLMAKLGVTKKDRPVVPAALRVAKATKAPAAALELPDGQVVVGKTSPLLGACSAMLLNALKALAGLDKEKELLAKASIEPIQALKTKHLGSRNPRLHTDEVLIALAVSASSDPDAKAALDQLESLRGCDVHTSTILGSVDESILRALGVQVTNEPVFATKSLYRKK; this is translated from the coding sequence ATGCGCACAGGTTTTGACCGCGAGGAGTACATCCGGGCCCAGTCCGAGCACATCGCCGCCCGACGGGCCCAGTTCGGCGGCAAGCTCTACCTCGAGTTCGGCGGCAAACTCGTCGATGACATGCACGCCTCGCGCGTGCTACCCGGCTTCAGCCCGGACAACAAGATCGTCATGCTCAAGGAGTTGGCCGACGAGGTCGAGATCATCGTCGCCGTCAACGCCCGTGACTTCCAGCGCCGCAAGGTCCGCGCAGACCTGGGCACCTCCTATGAGGACGAGATCCTGCGCCATGTCGATGCCTTCCGCGACTACGGCCTGTACGTCGGTAGCGTTGTCATCACCCAGTGGACGGACGACAACCGTGAGGCCAAGGCCGTGCGCCGCAAGCTCGAGAAGCTGGGCCTGAAGGTCTACCGCCACTTCATCATCCCCGGCTACCCCAACGACGTCGCCCGCATCGTCTCCGAGCACGGGCTGGGCAAGAACGAGTACATCGAGACCGAGCGCGACCTCGTCGTCGTCACTGCTCCCGGACCGGGCTCGGGCAAGATGGCCACCTGTCTGTCGCAGCTCTACCACGACCACCTGCACGGCCTGACCTCGGGCTACGCCAAGTGGGAGACCTTCCCGATCTGGAACCTGCCGCTGGACCACCCGGTCAACATCGCCTACGAGGCCGCCACCGCGGACCTGGACGATGTCAACATGATCGACCCCTTCCACCTGGCCGCCTACGGCGTCCAGACGGTCAACTACAACCGCGACGTCGAGATCTTCCCCGTCCTCAACCGCCTCTTCGAGAAGATCCTCGGCACCTCCCCCTACCGCTCACCCACGGACATGGGCGTCAACATGGCCGGGAACTGCATCAGCGACGACGACGTCTGCCGCCGCGCGAGCGAGCAGGAGGTCATCCGCCGCTACTACAAGGCGCTGGTGACCGAAACCCGCGAGATGACCGACCCGGTGCAGTCCGAGCGCATCGCCCTGCTCATGGCGAAGCTCGGCGTGACGAAGAAGGACCGCCCCGTCGTCCCCGCCGCCCTGCGCGTGGCCAAGGCGACCAAGGCTCCGGCGGCCGCGCTCGAGCTGCCCGACGGTCAGGTCGTCGTGGGCAAGACCTCTCCCCTCCTAGGGGCCTGCTCCGCCATGCTTCTCAACGCCCTCAAGGCGCTGGCCGGGCTCGACAAGGAGAAGGAGCTGCTGGCCAAGGCCTCAATCGAGCCCATTCAGGCGCTCAAGACCAAGCACCTGGGTTCGCGCAACCCGCGCCTGCACACCGACGAGGTGCTCATCGCCCTGGCCGTGTCCGCCTCGAGCGACCCCGACGCCAAGGCGGCCCTCGACCAGCTGGAGAGCCTGCGCGGCTGCGACGTGCACACCTCGACGATCCTGGGCAGCGTGGATGAGAGCATCCTCCGCGCACTCGGGGTCCAGGTGACCAACGAGCCGGTCTTCGCCACGAAGTCCCTGTACCGCAAGAAGTAG
- the holA gene encoding DNA polymerase III subunit delta, translating to MARLLAQAREKDPTTQVTTLEAASYEPHQLTTLVSPSLFGEPRLVLVPALEQMTDALLADLLAYTDAADPEVAVVLRHNGGQRGKKLLDALAASPYPVVTIEAVKSPRDKAALVTADLHHRGRRAQADAVGALVDALGSDLRELLSAVDQLAADTEGTITVREVNTYYAGRFEATGFTVADAAAAGDVARAVTALRHAIATGTEPVPIVSALAMKVRQLARVAAAGGRNLSARDLGMAPWQVDRARRELSGWSDDALATAIVAVARADAEVKGGSRDPVHAVERAVLAICRARRSRR from the coding sequence GTGGCGCGACTGCTGGCCCAGGCGCGCGAGAAGGACCCGACGACGCAGGTCACCACCCTTGAGGCGGCCTCCTACGAGCCCCACCAGCTGACCACGCTCGTCTCCCCGTCCCTCTTCGGCGAGCCCCGGCTCGTGCTCGTGCCCGCCCTTGAGCAGATGACCGACGCCCTGCTCGCGGACCTGCTCGCCTACACCGACGCCGCGGACCCGGAGGTCGCCGTCGTCCTGCGGCACAACGGGGGCCAGCGCGGCAAGAAGCTGCTTGACGCCCTGGCAGCCTCCCCGTACCCGGTCGTCACCATTGAGGCCGTCAAGTCACCTCGGGACAAGGCCGCCCTGGTCACCGCGGACCTGCACCACCGGGGCCGGCGTGCGCAGGCCGACGCCGTCGGGGCTCTCGTCGACGCCCTCGGCTCGGACCTGCGCGAGCTGCTCAGCGCCGTCGACCAGCTCGCGGCGGACACCGAGGGCACCATCACCGTGCGCGAGGTCAACACCTACTACGCCGGACGTTTCGAGGCCACCGGATTCACCGTGGCGGACGCCGCCGCGGCCGGGGATGTCGCCCGGGCCGTCACGGCCCTGCGCCACGCCATCGCCACGGGCACCGAGCCCGTCCCGATCGTCTCCGCCCTGGCGATGAAGGTCCGTCAGCTCGCCCGCGTCGCCGCCGCAGGCGGGCGCAACCTCTCCGCCCGAGACCTGGGCATGGCCCCCTGGCAGGTGGACCGTGCGCGCCGCGAGCTGTCCGGGTGGAGCGACGACGCCCTGGCCACCGCCATCGTCGCCGTCGCCCGGGCCGACGCCGAGGTCAAGGGTGGCTCTCGGGACCCTGTTCACGCGGTTGAGCGGGCGGTGCTCGCCATCTGCCGCGCCCGCCGCTCCCGGCGCTGA
- a CDS encoding ComEC/Rec2 family competence protein, which produces MGHSARASALTALALAVAAAALVPATRRFRPARHRADPRPGADLPGGAARGSVAASALLVLLTAACVLAVTAAAQHARALDPLTHAASDGTEGTKGSASVLTATVVSSPRVIASNRSTTVLVELKVHEVNGQPSRASALVLGGAAWVDVPLGARVRVSGRAQATEPGDAQTAVIGRDAEVEVTGPPDGVLALVGRLREGLADAVGAPAAAPVETRRDRWPPGSRELVSGVALGDDHALPQRVREQMRAVSLTHLTAVSGQHVALVVGLALAALGPVPRRWRALIGALLLVALVVIVRPGGSVLRAAVMGAVMLAGVAVGRRSASVPALCAAVVLLVLLDPWASRSYGFALSVTATAGILLSARPLQTALSRRLPRWLAAALALPLVAQAACAPVLVMLQPQVGLWAVPANVLAAPPVPVATVSGLLAALTSPLSPGLARLLAWPALVSCAWLAVVARFCATLPGAILNWPGGVGGAVLLAAVEAAVGVLVSRRARRFLRQSLPLAGPSALVRRIASPPRGRLGPWPHPEPRAAPAVRPQDPPGTRSTSLPSSSSAPVRRSSRTGPWRDCWPRRARRTRRRRSPPLRRPPTSPTS; this is translated from the coding sequence GTGGGCCACAGCGCACGCGCCAGCGCCCTCACGGCACTCGCTCTCGCTGTCGCGGCCGCCGCCCTGGTGCCCGCCACCCGACGCTTTAGGCCTGCCCGCCACCGCGCCGACCCGCGCCCGGGCGCCGACCTGCCCGGTGGGGCCGCCCGCGGGTCCGTCGCCGCCAGCGCCCTGCTCGTGCTCCTCACCGCCGCCTGCGTGCTCGCCGTCACCGCTGCTGCCCAGCACGCCCGAGCCCTCGACCCACTGACTCACGCCGCCTCCGACGGCACCGAGGGTACTAAGGGCTCTGCGAGCGTGCTCACCGCCACCGTCGTTTCCTCCCCGCGTGTCATCGCCTCCAACCGCTCCACGACCGTGCTCGTTGAGCTCAAGGTCCACGAGGTCAACGGACAGCCGTCACGGGCGAGCGCCCTGGTGCTGGGCGGCGCCGCCTGGGTGGACGTCCCCCTCGGTGCCCGGGTGCGCGTGAGCGGGCGCGCTCAGGCCACCGAACCGGGTGACGCGCAAACCGCCGTCATCGGCCGCGACGCCGAGGTGGAGGTGACCGGGCCGCCCGACGGGGTGCTGGCGCTGGTCGGGAGGCTGCGCGAGGGCCTGGCCGACGCCGTCGGCGCCCCGGCTGCTGCGCCCGTTGAGACACGCCGTGACCGCTGGCCCCCCGGCAGCCGCGAGCTCGTCAGCGGCGTCGCCCTCGGTGACGACCACGCCCTGCCCCAGCGGGTGAGGGAGCAGATGCGCGCCGTGAGTCTCACGCACTTAACCGCCGTCTCCGGCCAGCACGTGGCACTCGTCGTCGGGCTCGCGCTCGCGGCGCTCGGACCCGTGCCGCGCCGGTGGCGCGCCCTGATCGGCGCGCTCCTGCTGGTGGCTCTCGTGGTCATCGTCAGGCCCGGAGGCTCCGTGCTGCGCGCCGCCGTCATGGGGGCCGTCATGCTCGCCGGGGTCGCCGTCGGACGACGCTCAGCCTCCGTGCCCGCGCTGTGCGCCGCCGTCGTCCTGCTTGTGCTGCTCGACCCCTGGGCCTCACGCAGCTACGGCTTCGCCCTGTCCGTCACCGCCACCGCAGGCATCCTGCTGAGCGCCCGACCACTCCAGACAGCCCTCTCACGGCGGCTGCCCAGGTGGCTCGCCGCGGCCCTGGCCCTGCCGCTCGTCGCCCAGGCGGCCTGCGCCCCCGTGCTCGTCATGCTTCAGCCGCAGGTGGGCCTGTGGGCCGTGCCCGCCAATGTCCTCGCGGCTCCGCCCGTGCCCGTGGCCACCGTCAGCGGCCTCCTGGCAGCCCTTACCAGCCCCCTGTCACCCGGTCTCGCGCGCCTGCTTGCCTGGCCGGCGCTGGTCTCCTGCGCCTGGCTGGCCGTCGTCGCCCGGTTCTGTGCCACCCTGCCCGGTGCCATCCTCAACTGGCCCGGGGGAGTGGGAGGCGCCGTGCTCCTGGCCGCCGTCGAGGCGGCGGTGGGCGTGCTCGTCAGCCGACGCGCCCGGCGCTTCCTGCGTCAGAGTCTGCCTCTCGCCGGGCCGAGTGCACTCGTGCGTCGAATCGCGTCGCCGCCACGTGGCAGGCTTGGCCCATGGCCTCACCCCGAACCTCGCGCGGCACCCGCCGTGCGCCCGCAGGACCCTCCTGGGACGAGGTCGACCTCGCTCCCATCGTCCTCATCCGCTCCGGTGAGGAGATCCTCGCGGACCGGGCCGTGGCGCGACTGCTGGCCCAGGCGCGCGAGAAGGACCCGACGACGCAGGTCACCACCCTTGAGGCGGCCTCCTACGAGCCCCACCAGCTGA
- a CDS encoding ComEA family DNA-binding protein produces the protein MSGRRVNRSGRVPLDELIRVACAPDPVDPVIRPRRTGVTPAVAMTLGALLIILSLALAARSALTAPGNAAPAATPSTTASSTGDAQAANALAPVDPASPPPTDHPSAGGTGSAQVVVHVAGAVTAPGVVVLPEGARVIDAIDAAGGAAPDADTDQLNLARPLTDGEQVRVPRQGEEPWPGPAGQGPGAPGPTGTAGGSGTSGTVNLNTADAAELETLPGIGPALAQRIINYRTEHGAFTSVDELTSVSGIGSARLEALRELVSV, from the coding sequence ATGAGCGGCAGGCGGGTGAACCGGTCGGGGCGCGTGCCCCTGGACGAGCTCATCCGTGTTGCCTGCGCGCCCGACCCCGTCGACCCCGTGATCCGCCCACGGCGCACCGGAGTGACCCCCGCCGTCGCCATGACCCTGGGGGCCCTGCTCATCATCCTGTCCCTGGCACTGGCCGCCCGCAGCGCCCTCACGGCCCCCGGGAACGCCGCCCCTGCCGCAACGCCCTCGACCACCGCCTCCTCAACGGGCGACGCACAGGCCGCCAACGCCCTGGCACCGGTGGACCCCGCCTCACCGCCTCCCACCGATCACCCCAGTGCAGGCGGCACAGGGAGCGCTCAGGTCGTCGTCCACGTAGCCGGGGCCGTCACCGCACCGGGCGTCGTCGTCCTGCCGGAGGGCGCCCGCGTCATCGACGCCATCGACGCCGCCGGGGGAGCGGCGCCGGATGCGGACACGGACCAGCTCAACCTCGCGCGCCCCCTGACCGACGGCGAGCAGGTGCGTGTCCCGCGACAAGGGGAGGAGCCCTGGCCGGGGCCCGCGGGTCAGGGGCCCGGAGCGCCGGGACCGACAGGCACCGCCGGGGGCTCGGGAACCTCCGGGACCGTCAACCTCAACACCGCCGACGCCGCCGAGCTCGAGACCCTGCCCGGCATCGGCCCGGCCCTGGCCCAACGGATCATCAACTACCGCACCGAGCACGGTGCCTTCACCAGCGTTGACGAGCTCACCTCGGTCTCCGGCATCGGCAGCGCGAGGCTGGAGGCGCTGCGAGAGCTGGTGAGCGTGTGA
- a CDS encoding DegV family protein yields MSLAVVTDSAACLPAALAAERGIEVVELPVATDDDGVPTTTSRPSVEALIEAYRRALARADEVLALHLSAALSGTVDNARLAARALNPGERGSQRVTVLDLGVSGGAQGFAVLAAADADHARRGAARARELASRSSLFFLVEDMAFLHRGGRVDRGIALLGSTPGIRPVLRVGSTGIEVVEAVRGRARARRRLIELAVAEAGGPVGGRRARRPATPVQLAVHYSDDPAAALALENDLAEAMAEAGTTVETIMRSPADAATRVHLGPGALGIVVAPALGG; encoded by the coding sequence ATGAGCCTCGCCGTCGTCACCGACTCAGCCGCCTGCCTTCCGGCGGCGCTCGCGGCTGAGCGCGGCATCGAGGTGGTTGAGCTGCCCGTTGCCACCGACGACGACGGCGTCCCGACGACGACCTCGCGCCCCAGCGTTGAGGCCCTGATCGAGGCCTACCGCCGAGCCCTTGCGCGCGCCGACGAGGTTCTGGCCCTGCACCTGAGTGCCGCCCTGTCCGGCACGGTCGACAATGCCCGCCTGGCGGCCCGCGCCCTTAACCCGGGTGAGCGCGGGTCCCAGCGCGTGACGGTGCTCGACCTGGGCGTGTCCGGAGGGGCCCAGGGTTTCGCCGTCCTGGCTGCGGCCGATGCTGATCACGCGCGGCGCGGCGCCGCCCGGGCCCGCGAGCTCGCCTCGCGCTCGAGCCTGTTCTTCCTCGTTGAGGACATGGCCTTCCTCCACCGGGGTGGGCGTGTGGACCGGGGCATCGCGCTGCTCGGCTCCACCCCTGGCATCCGTCCCGTGCTGCGTGTGGGATCCACGGGCATCGAGGTGGTTGAGGCCGTGCGCGGCCGGGCCCGGGCCCGGCGTCGGCTCATCGAGCTGGCGGTTGCTGAGGCCGGCGGCCCGGTGGGCGGCAGGCGAGCCCGCAGGCCGGCGACCCCGGTCCAGCTGGCCGTGCACTACAGCGACGACCCCGCCGCCGCTCTGGCGCTGGAGAACGACCTCGCAGAGGCGATGGCAGAGGCCGGCACAACGGTGGAGACGATCATGCGCTCACCGGCCGACGCGGCGACCCGCGTGCACCTGGGTCCCGGGGCGCTCGGCATTGTCGTCGCCCCAGCCCTGGGAGGCTGA
- a CDS encoding helicase HerA-like domain-containing protein, protein MNDAADIARLRAVAAQAAADAAAAQAAAAQAALEAALASSGESTESSPAEEADAGQAGAADSSPQTAAPAEAAESAQYEGYAAEVHDGYAFSGNTLPVGTYLECQPSVLDGADPAPVAGLRVGIPMGLVNRHVLVAGATGTGKTRTLQLLAEGLSSADVPVFLSDVKGDLTGMAEPGQASERLTARTASTGQPWQPTSFPLELLTLGDSTTANGQAATPLRTTVTEFGPVLLARVLGLNETQTSALQLVFSWADAEGLALIDLKDLKAVVDYLTGSEAGKAALKTIGGVSAATAGVILREVSALEASGGDAFFGEPALDVSDLLRRTTDGHGIVSALELADIQSQGVLFSTFLMWLLGELFELLPEVGDPEKPTMVFFFDEAHLLFSDATKPFLEAVTRTVRLIRSKGVGIVFITQSPTDVPDEVLAQLGSRVQHALRAHTPADAAKLKKAVSTFPTSPLNLTEVLASLGTGQAVVSVLDEKGRPAPVTAVVVDAPASIMGPGQPATVSSLITSSPLRARYATAVDNESASEMLAARVSADAAAAAAAAEAAERAKAEAKAAAEAEKAAKKEAERQARALEKETEREQREAAKRAERLQREAEKAAERAAREQERREERRQREIERTIGSVGRQITRSILGNILRGR, encoded by the coding sequence ATGAATGACGCTGCTGATATCGCCCGTCTCAGGGCGGTCGCCGCCCAGGCCGCTGCTGACGCCGCCGCTGCACAGGCCGCTGCCGCCCAGGCCGCGCTGGAGGCAGCGCTCGCCTCCTCCGGTGAGAGCACCGAGAGCTCGCCCGCCGAGGAGGCCGACGCCGGACAGGCGGGAGCTGCCGACTCCTCGCCGCAGACCGCGGCACCGGCTGAGGCTGCTGAGTCAGCTCAGTACGAGGGCTACGCCGCCGAGGTCCACGACGGGTACGCCTTCTCCGGCAACACCCTGCCGGTCGGCACGTACCTCGAGTGCCAGCCCTCGGTGCTCGACGGCGCTGACCCCGCCCCCGTCGCCGGGCTGCGTGTGGGGATCCCGATGGGCCTGGTCAACCGTCACGTCCTCGTCGCCGGCGCCACGGGCACGGGCAAGACCCGCACGCTCCAGCTGCTCGCGGAGGGGCTGTCCTCGGCGGACGTGCCCGTCTTCCTCTCCGACGTCAAGGGCGACCTCACGGGCATGGCGGAGCCCGGTCAGGCCTCGGAGCGTCTGACCGCGCGCACGGCCTCCACGGGGCAGCCCTGGCAGCCGACCTCCTTCCCCCTGGAGCTGCTCACCCTGGGCGACTCGACGACGGCCAACGGGCAGGCCGCCACCCCGCTGCGCACGACGGTCACTGAGTTCGGCCCCGTCCTGCTGGCCCGTGTCCTGGGCCTCAACGAGACGCAGACCTCCGCCCTGCAGCTCGTCTTCTCCTGGGCGGACGCCGAGGGCCTGGCGCTCATCGACCTCAAGGACCTCAAGGCCGTCGTCGACTACCTCACGGGCTCGGAGGCAGGCAAGGCCGCGCTCAAGACGATCGGTGGCGTATCGGCTGCGACGGCGGGAGTCATCCTGCGCGAGGTCTCCGCCCTGGAGGCCTCAGGCGGCGACGCCTTCTTCGGCGAGCCGGCCCTGGACGTCTCGGACCTGCTGCGGCGCACCACCGACGGGCACGGCATCGTCAGCGCCCTCGAGCTGGCCGACATCCAGAGCCAGGGGGTGCTCTTCTCCACCTTCCTCATGTGGCTCCTCGGTGAGCTCTTCGAGCTGCTCCCGGAGGTCGGGGACCCGGAGAAGCCGACGATGGTGTTCTTCTTCGACGAGGCCCACCTGCTCTTCTCCGACGCGACCAAGCCCTTCCTGGAGGCGGTGACGCGAACCGTGCGCCTCATCCGTTCCAAGGGCGTGGGCATCGTGTTCATCACCCAGTCCCCCACTGACGTTCCCGACGAGGTCCTGGCCCAGTTGGGCTCGCGCGTCCAGCACGCCCTGCGGGCCCACACCCCCGCCGACGCCGCCAAGCTCAAGAAGGCCGTCTCGACCTTCCCAACCTCCCCGCTCAACCTCACCGAGGTGCTCGCGAGCCTGGGAACCGGCCAGGCCGTCGTCTCCGTCCTGGACGAGAAGGGCCGGCCGGCACCGGTCACGGCCGTCGTCGTCGACGCCCCCGCCTCCATCATGGGACCGGGGCAGCCCGCGACCGTCTCCTCCCTCATCACCTCCTCCCCGCTGCGTGCGCGCTACGCCACAGCCGTGGACAACGAGTCCGCCTCCGAGATGCTTGCCGCGCGCGTGAGTGCGGACGCGGCCGCCGCCGCGGCCGCCGCTGAGGCGGCCGAGCGCGCCAAGGCGGAGGCGAAGGCAGCGGCCGAGGCGGAGAAGGCCGCCAAGAAGGAGGCCGAGCGCCAGGCACGTGCGCTGGAGAAGGAGACTGAGCGCGAGCAGCGTGAAGCGGCTAAGCGCGCCGAGAGGCTCCAACGGGAGGCGGAGAAGGCGGCCGAGCGCGCCGCCCGTGAGCAGGAGCGCCGTGAGGAGCGACGCCAGCGCGAGATCGAGAGGACCATCGGCTCCGTGGGCCGCCAGATCACGCGCTCGATCCTCGGCAACATCCTGCGCGGGCGCTGA